One Oscillospiraceae bacterium DNA segment encodes these proteins:
- a CDS encoding family 78 glycoside hydrolase catalytic domain: MKRTQVGATKENGGGRSGRRRPARVLALVLTLVWLVTLLPAGLITGAAASAVTVQVTDLQTEYETNPLGLDEAHPRLSWALASDARGVKQQRYQITVTKGASDGPVVWAADEVSDNTLNIPYGGAALEPATRYYWRVTAQTNAGTAVSEPAWFETGFMNPKIDAWNGALWLTKPMVSENPDVADYTVEYDFRMIKDGGGLIFAATGNNYLMWQFNINPVERPYGGTPYFRPHRWNPGGASLAEIKIDHVIPDSEEGKHAWYRCRIVVRAGQSGTVITTSVGPVGGMLTVIDNARTVAGSWELGKIGFRQIHDNNNEEITEYDNIAIWDDTDDDSRLLYAETFDSAPTGMFGTRGTTQDGVYRVGGETFTSSRNVVDPAPPEGGEPLFRKEFIVDKPVRSARLYATARGYYEFSLNGEKVGDVYLAPGWTDYYYTIMYQTYDVTGMLRSGGNAIGGMLGMGWYSGPHQLYGYNMYGNTQSLLGKLVITYEDGMVQTVVTDGSWQYHPGPILYAENYAGETYDARYDCAGWNTAGYDAAGWIPAGIHTPLPAAVDIVPQTGPPVREVERFEQPVLTEPVPGQYTYDFGQNIAGFVTVKVKGAAGTRITIRHGEMLNTTTAYKNPGEAAVNNGDGPVGTVYRANLRDQQVPVAFDYYILKGDPAGETYTPRFTFHGFRYIEITGVDEAIPPEDVTAIAISSDNALTSAFETSNPKVNQLYSNVVWGMRGNFVSIPTDCPNRDERLGYTGDTQIFAGTGVYLANADQFYAKWLRDLRSYQMNEETTGEHKGLVPVLIPAVRTSGFTQWSNAWGDGAVIVPWQMYQQYGDEQIIRDSFDSMKAWCDFLNAPERSADYIRNRYTGRDNNYGDWLAVESSPQNMTNTLFSAYSNKLFAKMARVIGETEVADQYDAVTQNIVNAFTATFRNADGTLKATSQTPYAMLIYFGLADEADSTFLAETLMENVRTHGWKLTSGFIGVSYLTPALSQNGQSEAAFRLLEQEDYPSWIYSINQGATTTWERWNSYTVANGFGSVGMNSFNHYAFGSIGEWMMSGVLGIRRDEAAPGFRHFVLDPQYGGTLTYARGHYDSVSGRIESAWTWDQDTGDFTYNFTVPANTGATVSVPTRDPSLVLEGAQAAAEAEGVTYLGYDAASQRALYEVASGSYAFMSDVAVIGERRDLTVQSGTPDAIAEVTAHLASGDTRPQKTPALVTVGSKETFSLSVRPYNDVDFAFEAWEDGLVDNPRTFEGLAGDGTLTARFRWIGAENLLTGATVTAQASHTSELNGSWGRDNLIDGLLTARSGRNGWTSAIVGENPTGSNIPIVTFDMGAPKPFNRLHLYPRSDALTLEGKMAGFPRDFRLEGSQNGSDWTVIRSETDVEAPYLAPYVLTFAPQTWRHLRIVCTRLGTPAGDDGNGTNYRMQLSEVGAYLITGAEAGLQALRVDVTDRANVQIYVNDAVQPAPYLGVFPTGESVQVRFAARYAGEYGIVGIDGADFGDETQPAYVVQMDRDYTLLAHTEWTGPVNLACGKIPVEADNAMTGAADGTWGSNNLVDGERLSRAGKGGFTTAIYNGQRDLSANPHKLTIDLGTVKNVDRVYLYPRTDAQAAAGGYANYPENFTVQVSTDGTNYTAVKTVTGEPAPTETQGRGEYAFDAAPARYVRIVTTMLGLPAVGESATYNRLQLAEIEVYGKSDFTFDVVADRTARTVTVTGAGFEPGERALLRTGYNYAPAETDDYHTYVTADDAGRVELTLPDSATADLPWLGGHRYYASLGGVTRSAPIPAAVRAHSSARISLRIKGKAPLNLNVEALPEEAYTVTSSNPAVAAAERVGGGWVVTGKKAGTTLIVVRASDEFGGATHLVTVSVA; encoded by the coding sequence ATGAAACGAACACAAGTAGGCGCTACAAAAGAGAACGGGGGAGGCCGGTCGGGACGGCGGCGGCCCGCGCGGGTCTTGGCGCTGGTACTGACGTTGGTGTGGTTGGTCACTCTGCTGCCGGCCGGACTCATCACGGGTGCCGCGGCCTCCGCAGTGACGGTACAGGTGACGGACCTTCAGACGGAGTACGAGACGAATCCGTTGGGGCTGGACGAGGCCCACCCCCGCCTGAGTTGGGCGCTGGCCTCCGACGCCCGGGGCGTCAAGCAGCAGCGCTATCAGATCACGGTGACGAAGGGAGCGTCCGACGGACCCGTCGTGTGGGCGGCGGACGAGGTCTCCGACAACACATTGAACATCCCTTACGGCGGCGCGGCTCTGGAACCCGCCACCCGGTACTACTGGCGCGTGACCGCGCAGACAAACGCCGGGACCGCTGTCAGCGAACCGGCCTGGTTTGAAACAGGCTTTATGAATCCGAAGATCGACGCATGGAACGGAGCCCTCTGGCTCACGAAACCCATGGTCTCCGAGAACCCGGATGTTGCGGATTACACGGTCGAATATGACTTTCGGATGATCAAAGACGGCGGCGGTCTGATCTTTGCCGCCACCGGGAACAACTACCTCATGTGGCAGTTCAACATCAATCCGGTGGAGCGCCCCTATGGGGGTACGCCCTATTTCCGGCCCCACCGTTGGAACCCGGGCGGTGCCTCGCTGGCGGAGATCAAAATTGACCACGTGATCCCGGACAGCGAGGAGGGCAAGCACGCCTGGTACCGCTGTCGGATTGTTGTAAGAGCGGGCCAAAGCGGCACCGTGATTACTACATCCGTGGGACCGGTGGGCGGAATGTTGACCGTTATCGACAACGCACGGACCGTCGCCGGCAGCTGGGAATTAGGAAAAATTGGATTTCGCCAGATCCACGACAACAACAATGAGGAGATAACCGAGTACGACAACATCGCGATCTGGGACGACACCGACGACGACAGCCGGCTTCTTTATGCGGAGACATTCGACAGCGCTCCTACCGGGATGTTCGGCACCCGCGGTACGACGCAGGACGGCGTCTACCGCGTGGGCGGCGAGACATTCACGAGCAGCCGTAACGTTGTAGATCCGGCTCCGCCGGAGGGTGGCGAGCCGCTGTTTCGCAAGGAATTTATCGTGGACAAACCTGTGAGGAGCGCCCGTCTTTACGCCACGGCCCGGGGCTATTATGAGTTCTCGCTCAACGGGGAGAAGGTGGGCGACGTCTATCTGGCCCCCGGCTGGACGGACTACTACTACACCATCATGTACCAGACCTACGACGTCACCGGTATGCTGCGGTCCGGCGGCAACGCCATCGGCGGCATGTTGGGGATGGGCTGGTACTCCGGCCCGCACCAGCTCTATGGGTACAACATGTACGGAAACACCCAGTCGCTGCTGGGGAAGCTGGTCATCACCTACGAGGACGGCATGGTGCAGACTGTTGTGACCGACGGGAGCTGGCAGTATCACCCGGGGCCGATTCTCTACGCCGAAAATTACGCGGGGGAGACCTACGACGCGCGTTACGACTGCGCCGGCTGGAACACGGCTGGGTACGACGCGGCCGGCTGGATACCCGCCGGAATCCATACGCCGCTGCCTGCCGCGGTGGATATCGTGCCGCAGACCGGGCCGCCTGTGCGCGAGGTGGAGCGGTTTGAGCAACCCGTGCTGACCGAGCCTGTGCCCGGCCAGTACACCTACGACTTTGGCCAAAACATCGCCGGTTTTGTCACCGTCAAGGTGAAGGGCGCCGCGGGCACCCGGATCACGATCCGGCACGGAGAGATGTTGAATACCACCACCGCCTATAAGAACCCCGGCGAGGCGGCTGTGAACAACGGCGACGGCCCTGTCGGTACCGTCTACCGGGCCAACCTGCGCGACCAGCAGGTGCCGGTCGCCTTCGACTATTACATCTTAAAGGGCGACCCGGCGGGTGAGACATACACGCCGCGTTTCACGTTCCACGGGTTTCGGTACATCGAAATCACCGGCGTGGACGAGGCCATCCCGCCGGAGGACGTCACGGCCATCGCCATCAGTTCCGACAACGCGCTCACCAGCGCGTTTGAGACATCCAACCCCAAGGTGAACCAGCTCTACTCCAATGTCGTCTGGGGTATGCGTGGCAACTTCGTCTCCATCCCCACCGACTGTCCGAATCGCGATGAGCGTTTGGGGTACACCGGCGATACCCAAATCTTCGCCGGTACGGGCGTCTACCTGGCCAATGCCGACCAGTTCTATGCCAAATGGCTGCGCGACCTGCGTTCCTACCAGATGAACGAGGAGACGACGGGGGAGCACAAAGGGTTGGTACCCGTGCTGATCCCGGCCGTGCGTACGTCTGGTTTCACACAGTGGTCGAACGCCTGGGGCGACGGGGCCGTCATCGTCCCGTGGCAGATGTACCAGCAGTACGGCGACGAGCAGATCATCCGCGACAGCTTCGACTCGATGAAAGCCTGGTGTGACTTCCTCAATGCGCCCGAGCGGAGCGCGGACTACATCCGCAATCGATACACCGGGCGCGACAACAACTACGGCGACTGGCTCGCGGTGGAAAGTTCGCCCCAGAACATGACCAACACGTTGTTTTCGGCGTATTCGAACAAACTCTTTGCCAAGATGGCCCGCGTCATCGGCGAGACGGAGGTCGCGGATCAGTACGACGCCGTCACGCAGAACATCGTAAACGCCTTCACGGCCACGTTCCGCAACGCGGACGGCACACTGAAGGCGACCAGCCAGACCCCGTACGCGATGCTCATCTACTTCGGGCTGGCCGACGAGGCCGACAGCACCTTTTTGGCCGAGACGCTGATGGAAAATGTCCGTACCCACGGTTGGAAGCTGACATCCGGATTCATCGGCGTCAGCTACCTGACTCCTGCGCTGTCGCAAAACGGCCAGTCGGAGGCGGCCTTCCGGCTGCTGGAGCAGGAGGACTACCCCTCTTGGATCTACAGCATCAATCAGGGTGCCACCACCACCTGGGAGCGCTGGAACTCCTACACCGTCGCGAACGGCTTCGGCTCGGTGGGGATGAACTCCTTTAACCACTATGCCTTCGGTTCCATCGGCGAGTGGATGATGTCGGGCGTTTTGGGCATTCGGCGCGACGAAGCGGCGCCCGGGTTTCGCCACTTTGTTCTGGACCCGCAGTACGGGGGGACGCTCACTTACGCCCGCGGCCATTACGATTCCGTGTCGGGGCGCATCGAGAGCGCCTGGACCTGGGATCAGGACACCGGCGATTTCACCTATAACTTCACCGTGCCGGCCAACACCGGCGCCACCGTGTCCGTCCCGACCCGGGACCCCTCACTGGTCCTGGAGGGCGCGCAGGCCGCCGCCGAGGCGGAGGGCGTCACCTACCTGGGGTACGACGCGGCGTCGCAGCGGGCTCTTTATGAGGTGGCGTCCGGGTCTTATGCGTTTATGTCCGACGTGGCGGTCATCGGGGAGCGCCGCGACTTGACGGTCCAGAGCGGCACGCCCGACGCCATCGCCGAGGTGACCGCCCATCTCGCCTCCGGAGATACCCGACCTCAGAAGACGCCGGCGCTGGTCACCGTGGGCTCCAAAGAGACATTCTCCCTGTCTGTGCGTCCCTATAACGACGTGGACTTCGCGTTCGAGGCGTGGGAAGACGGATTGGTCGACAACCCACGAACCTTTGAGGGGCTGGCCGGGGATGGGACTCTCACGGCCCGCTTCAGATGGATCGGCGCCGAAAATCTGTTGACCGGCGCGACGGTCACAGCGCAGGCCAGTCACACAAGCGAGTTGAATGGGTCGTGGGGCCGGGACAACCTGATCGACGGCCTGCTGACGGCTCGGAGCGGCCGCAACGGCTGGACCAGTGCCATCGTGGGCGAAAACCCCACCGGAAGCAACATCCCGATTGTCACGTTCGATATGGGCGCGCCCAAACCCTTTAACCGCCTACACCTCTACCCCCGGAGCGACGCGCTCACGCTGGAGGGGAAGATGGCCGGTTTCCCGCGAGACTTCAGGCTTGAGGGCTCCCAGAACGGGTCCGACTGGACGGTCATCCGGTCCGAGACCGACGTGGAGGCGCCCTATCTTGCCCCGTACGTGCTCACCTTTGCGCCGCAGACATGGCGGCACCTGCGCATCGTCTGTACCCGCCTGGGCACGCCGGCCGGCGACGACGGCAATGGGACCAACTACCGGATGCAGCTCAGCGAGGTGGGCGCCTATCTGATCACAGGCGCCGAGGCCGGACTCCAAGCCCTCCGTGTGGATGTGACGGACCGGGCCAATGTCCAGATCTATGTGAACGATGCGGTGCAGCCGGCGCCGTACCTGGGCGTCTTCCCGACGGGCGAGAGCGTGCAGGTCCGCTTCGCGGCCCGCTACGCGGGCGAATACGGCATCGTGGGGATCGACGGCGCCGATTTCGGCGACGAGACGCAGCCGGCCTATGTGGTGCAGATGGATCGGGACTATACACTGCTGGCGCACACTGAGTGGACAGGTCCTGTCAATCTGGCCTGCGGGAAGATCCCCGTCGAGGCGGACAACGCGATGACGGGGGCTGCCGACGGCACCTGGGGTTCGAACAATCTGGTGGACGGTGAGCGCCTCAGCCGCGCCGGGAAAGGCGGTTTTACGACGGCGATCTACAACGGCCAGCGCGACCTATCCGCAAATCCTCACAAGCTCACAATCGACCTTGGCACCGTGAAGAACGTCGACAGGGTGTACCTCTACCCAAGGACAGACGCGCAGGCGGCCGCAGGCGGCTACGCGAACTACCCGGAGAACTTCACAGTTCAGGTGAGCACCGACGGCACAAACTACACGGCGGTCAAAACGGTGACGGGCGAACCGGCGCCGACGGAGACGCAGGGCCGGGGCGAGTACGCCTTTGATGCGGCGCCGGCGCGTTATGTACGCATTGTGACGACGATGTTGGGTCTGCCCGCGGTGGGTGAGAGCGCCACCTACAATCGTCTGCAGCTCGCCGAGATTGAGGTGTACGGCAAGTCCGACTTTACCTTTGACGTCGTAGCGGACCGGACGGCCCGGACTGTGACGGTCACGGGGGCCGGCTTCGAGCCGGGTGAGCGGGCGCTGCTGCGCACGGGCTACAACTACGCGCCGGCGGAGACGGATGATTACCACACCTATGTGACGGCGGACGACGCCGGGCGCGTAGAGCTCACGCTGCCGGATTCGGCGACGGCGGATCTGCCTTGGTTGGGCGGACACCGTTACTACGCGTCGCTGGGCGGCGTCACGAGATCCGCGCCGATCCCGGCGGCGGTGCGGGCGCACTCGTCGGCACGCATCTCACTGCGCATCAAGGGCAAAGCGCCGCTGAATCTGAACGTGGAAGCGCTGCCGGAGGAGGCGTACACTGTGACGTCGAGCAACCCCGCCGTCGCGGCGGCGGAGCGGGTCGGCGGCGGTTGGGTGGTCACCGGCAAGAAGGCCGGTACGACGCTCATCGTGGTGCGCGCGTCGGATGAATTCGGCGGCGCCACCCACCTGGTGACAGTCTCCGTCGCCTGA